A genomic segment from Gilvibacter sp. SZ-19 encodes:
- a CDS encoding TonB-dependent receptor domain-containing protein → MGDLRFKSEVANRVSLSLEKKGNAFSFTAAPFVNWINDFILIEPTGVQQTIRGNFQVWEYRQTAAFLTGIDLDATYIFNEHWSTTAQFSIVKGYDQTRDLPLINMPPASLNNGIQFRLPNWFDFQTGIESQYVFRQNEFPDNNFEVFLPETETTAVVDVSTPPAAYQLWNWNASAKFNLNEKSDLQLGLQITNMFNTSYRNYLNRLRYYADDLGRNIRVSLKINY, encoded by the coding sequence TTGGGAGATCTTCGTTTTAAGAGCGAGGTGGCCAATCGCGTATCGCTAAGCCTAGAGAAAAAAGGGAATGCCTTTAGCTTTACAGCCGCTCCATTTGTGAATTGGATCAATGATTTTATCCTAATCGAGCCTACTGGAGTGCAGCAGACCATTCGCGGGAATTTCCAAGTTTGGGAATACCGACAAACTGCTGCCTTTCTAACAGGAATTGATCTGGATGCGACCTATATTTTCAATGAACACTGGTCAACAACAGCTCAGTTTAGCATCGTTAAAGGTTACGACCAGACTAGAGATCTGCCACTTATCAATATGCCTCCGGCCAGTTTGAATAACGGCATACAGTTTCGACTTCCAAACTGGTTTGACTTTCAAACCGGAATTGAAAGTCAATACGTTTTTAGACAGAACGAATTTCCGGACAATAATTTCGAGGTGTTCTTACCGGAGACAGAAACTACAGCAGTTGTAGATGTAAGTACCCCGCCTGCTGCTTATCAGTTGTGGAACTGGAACGCATCGGCAAAATTTAATCTCAACGAAAAATCAGACTTGCAGCTCGGCCTGCAAATAACCAATATGTTTAATACATCTTATAGAAACTACTTGAATCGTTTGCGTTATTACGCAGATGATCTGGGTAGAAATATAAGAGTCAGTTTAAAAATCAATTATTAA
- a CDS encoding dihydroorotase family protein, with product MQVLIKSATVIDRASDHHKKKRDILIFNGTIQKIAASIEAADADLVIDKPNLHLSPGWFDSSVSFGEPGYEQRETLANGMAVSAASGLCHVAINANTDPITDNKSAVSFIAQRTEAAAVNALIIGALTQKSLGVDQAEMFDMFQSGCKSFYDYKRPVDDVNLLKLSLQYTQPFGGLVQSFPYEHGLSPKGVVHEGVQSTMLGLKGIPTTSEILRIQRDLGILGYTGGQLHIPTISSAASVALIRAAKNEGLNVSCSVAAHHLLLTDQVLDSFDTQYKVMPPLRTKEDQDALIAGLKDGTIDGITSDHNPLDIEAKKKEFDHADFGTIGLECLFGVANMTLGLDEAIDALTGLRSNFGIAQTKIAVGEKADLSLFDPDLQWTVDAKQLPTFSKNCIFNGHQLKGKAYGMILGEKYHLNS from the coding sequence ATGCAGGTGCTAATAAAATCCGCAACCGTCATCGATCGTGCTAGTGATCACCACAAAAAGAAGCGCGACATCCTTATTTTTAACGGAACTATTCAAAAGATCGCAGCCTCCATAGAGGCGGCAGATGCAGATCTGGTTATAGATAAACCGAATTTACACCTCTCTCCTGGTTGGTTCGACTCTAGTGTGAGTTTTGGAGAACCGGGTTACGAGCAGCGAGAAACCCTTGCCAATGGTATGGCTGTAAGCGCCGCTTCTGGCCTTTGTCATGTTGCCATAAATGCCAATACAGATCCCATTACCGATAATAAATCCGCAGTAAGCTTTATAGCGCAACGCACAGAAGCTGCAGCTGTAAATGCTTTGATCATCGGAGCACTTACTCAAAAGAGTCTGGGTGTGGATCAGGCAGAGATGTTCGATATGTTCCAATCGGGCTGCAAGAGTTTTTACGACTACAAACGTCCGGTAGACGACGTAAACTTATTGAAGCTTTCACTGCAATACACCCAGCCCTTTGGGGGTCTGGTGCAGTCGTTTCCCTATGAACACGGTTTATCGCCAAAAGGAGTTGTGCACGAAGGTGTTCAAAGCACTATGTTAGGACTTAAAGGTATCCCAACCACCTCTGAAATACTGAGAATTCAGCGAGACCTTGGCATTTTGGGCTATACCGGTGGGCAATTGCATATTCCTACCATTTCTTCTGCAGCCAGCGTGGCCTTGATCAGGGCTGCCAAAAATGAAGGCCTTAATGTAAGTTGTAGTGTTGCTGCGCATCATTTACTGTTGACAGACCAAGTACTCGACAGTTTTGACACCCAATACAAGGTAATGCCTCCTTTGCGTACAAAAGAGGATCAAGATGCACTTATAGCTGGTCTTAAAGATGGAACCATTGACGGGATCACCTCAGACCATAACCCCTTGGATATAGAGGCCAAGAAAAAAGAATTTGATCATGCCGATTTTGGTACTATTGGCTTGGAATGCCTATTTGGTGTGGCCAATATGACCTTAGGTCTAGACGAAGCGATTGACGCTTTAACTGGATTAAGATCCAACTTTGGGATAGCACAAACAAAAATCGCAGTAGGTGAAAAGGCCGATTTGAGCTTGTTTGATCCGGATTTGCAATGGACTGTGGATGCGAAGCAGCTTCCCACCTTTTCTAAAAATTGCATATTCAACGGACATCAGCTTAAAGGAAAAGCCTACGGCATGATATTAGGAGAAAAATACCATTTGAACTCATGA
- a CDS encoding TIGR02757 family protein, with product MNKTELKDFLDEKAAHYEQPVFLEQDPIQIPHRYTLKEDIEISGFLTAVIAWGNRRSILNSAGRMMELMGNAPHDFVLNHKPKDLAVFDGFVHRTFQAEDLKYFLKALQEIYTQQQGLEQSLGRLFMEHGELQLALHHFKKEFFAYDPPDRTLKHLPDPLRGSAAKRINMYLRWMVRSDARAVDFGLWTQIPTSALSCPLDVHSGRVARKLKLLKRKQNDAKALQELDKALRKLDPTDPVKYDFALFGLGVDEKF from the coding sequence ATGAACAAGACAGAACTCAAAGATTTTTTAGACGAAAAAGCAGCCCACTACGAACAGCCTGTTTTTTTAGAACAGGATCCGATTCAAATTCCGCATCGGTACACTTTAAAAGAAGATATAGAGATCAGTGGGTTTCTTACGGCGGTGATTGCTTGGGGAAACAGGCGCAGTATCCTTAATAGCGCTGGCCGTATGATGGAACTTATGGGCAATGCGCCTCATGATTTTGTGTTAAATCATAAGCCCAAGGATCTGGCTGTATTTGATGGCTTTGTTCACCGTACATTTCAGGCAGAAGACCTCAAATACTTCTTAAAGGCCTTACAGGAAATTTACACCCAACAACAAGGTTTAGAACAAAGTCTTGGCAGACTTTTTATGGAGCATGGAGAACTGCAATTGGCCCTGCATCATTTTAAAAAAGAGTTCTTTGCCTATGATCCGCCAGATAGAACTTTAAAACACTTGCCCGACCCTTTACGCGGTTCTGCTGCTAAGCGGATCAATATGTATTTGCGTTGGATGGTCCGCAGTGATGCAAGAGCCGTAGACTTTGGGCTTTGGACACAAATTCCCACCTCGGCACTCTCCTGCCCTTTAGATGTGCACAGCGGGCGTGTGGCTCGAAAACTCAAACTGCTCAAACGCAAACAAAACGACGCCAAAGCCTTGCAGGAATTAGACAAGGCCTTACGCAAGTTAGATCCGACAGATCCGGTGAAGTACGACTTTGCCTTGTTTGGTTTGGGGGTGGATGAAAAATTCTAG
- a CDS encoding ABC transporter ATP-binding protein, with the protein MIQAINLHKSYGDLHVLKGVDLKVKKGEIVSVVGASGAGKTTLLQLLGTLDRPDKDTTSLQFQGKELKGLSKKELAEFRNKHLGFIFQFHQLLPEFSALENVCIPGYIAGTPKSEVQKRAQELLDLLGLKERYHHKPSELSGGEQQRAAVARALINNPDLILADEPSGNLDSEAADKLHQLFFELRDQMGQTFIIVTHNNVLADMADRKLTMVDGKIVS; encoded by the coding sequence ATGATACAAGCAATCAATCTACATAAATCATACGGTGACCTCCATGTACTTAAGGGCGTGGATCTCAAAGTAAAAAAAGGAGAGATTGTTTCTGTGGTTGGCGCCTCCGGGGCAGGTAAGACCACCCTACTCCAACTTTTAGGAACCTTAGACCGTCCAGATAAGGATACCACCTCACTTCAGTTTCAAGGTAAAGAGCTTAAAGGCCTGAGTAAAAAAGAACTCGCAGAGTTCAGAAACAAACATTTGGGCTTTATTTTTCAGTTTCATCAACTCTTACCAGAGTTCTCGGCCTTAGAGAATGTTTGTATTCCCGGCTATATAGCTGGCACTCCAAAATCCGAAGTACAAAAAAGAGCGCAAGAACTACTCGATCTGTTAGGCCTAAAAGAGCGCTACCACCACAAACCCAGTGAACTCTCTGGCGGGGAACAACAGCGCGCAGCAGTTGCAAGGGCGCTGATTAACAATCCGGATCTAATATTGGCCGACGAGCCTTCTGGGAACTTGGATTCGGAAGCGGCAGACAAGCTACATCAGTTGTTCTTTGAACTTCGCGATCAAATGGGGCAAACCTTCATTATTGTTACCCATAACAATGTTTTGGCCGATATGGCAGACCGAAAACTCACCATGGTAGACGGTAAGATCGTGTCATGA
- a CDS encoding BatA domain-containing protein — MQFKNPEIFYALLLLLIPILVHLFQLRRFVKVPFTNVAFLKEIQLKTRKSSTLKKWLVLTLRCLALAALVTAFAQPFLAEKQADDKEDEYLFYLDNSYSMTARSDNANLLADAVQRLYDNPPLGGNFRWFTNTEDYFSESEADFRNSLLEVNPTFKQYTYKELLLKAAGSFSSQDTNKQLVLLSDFQSRAFANADTIANIDVLAVQLRPRSAANVSIDSAYIQTTAAGNTVLKVQLSAAARSNANYPVSLFKADALSAKSAVSFRESLKAEVEFPITLEESYLGRLSINDQELEFDNELYFSIGEQTAIKVMSINQAERNYLDKLFPAPEFELVHNSHTAADYNAILQQNVVVLNELERIPAGLSTALLRFKENGGVIIVVPAANADTTEYQRLLSQLDAGSFSEAVSQERKLNTINFDHPLFNGVFNQQVTNFQYPTVNTFFDLSSSGNDPLTLEGQNPFLVQFENVYVFASPLSSPHSNFKESPLIVPSFYNMAKKALPIPVLYYELGKPQEIALAVSLSEDQIVQLNGSQQQFIPLQQRFANKLVLQSEEHPTEPGHYFALNQSDTLAVLSYNNPRAEADLRLFEATDLNGIDFYDNLSELLSELQQAGEQRPLWQWFVLLCVIFLLLEMAILRFFK, encoded by the coding sequence ATGCAATTTAAGAACCCCGAGATCTTTTACGCCCTTTTACTGCTGTTGATACCAATTTTGGTACATCTGTTTCAGCTGCGGCGCTTTGTGAAAGTCCCTTTTACCAATGTCGCTTTCTTAAAAGAGATTCAATTAAAGACCCGCAAGAGCTCTACTTTAAAAAAATGGTTGGTATTAACGCTGCGATGTTTAGCCTTAGCTGCCTTGGTCACAGCCTTTGCACAACCCTTCTTAGCAGAAAAACAAGCAGACGATAAGGAAGACGAATACCTATTTTACTTAGACAACAGTTACAGCATGACAGCGCGTAGCGACAATGCGAACTTATTGGCAGATGCGGTGCAACGCTTGTATGACAATCCGCCTTTAGGAGGGAATTTCAGATGGTTTACCAATACCGAAGATTACTTCAGTGAATCCGAAGCAGATTTTAGGAACAGTCTTCTAGAGGTTAACCCTACCTTTAAACAGTACACCTATAAAGAATTATTGCTAAAGGCCGCTGGAAGCTTCTCTAGTCAAGACACGAACAAACAGTTGGTGCTGCTATCGGATTTTCAGTCGCGAGCCTTTGCGAATGCGGACACTATTGCGAACATAGATGTCTTAGCAGTTCAGCTAAGGCCTAGATCCGCAGCAAATGTAAGCATAGATTCTGCCTATATACAGACCACAGCTGCAGGAAACACAGTTTTAAAAGTACAACTCAGCGCAGCTGCTCGCAGCAATGCTAATTATCCTGTCTCACTTTTTAAGGCAGACGCCTTAAGCGCAAAGTCGGCTGTTAGTTTTAGGGAGTCTTTAAAGGCCGAAGTTGAATTTCCTATAACTCTGGAGGAATCTTACCTAGGTAGACTCAGCATAAATGACCAAGAACTGGAATTTGACAATGAGCTCTATTTTAGTATTGGTGAGCAAACAGCCATTAAGGTGATGAGTATCAACCAAGCAGAGCGCAATTACCTAGATAAATTATTTCCTGCTCCGGAGTTTGAATTGGTGCACAACTCGCATACCGCGGCAGATTACAATGCAATTCTGCAGCAAAATGTGGTTGTATTGAACGAATTGGAGCGCATACCAGCAGGATTGTCCACCGCCCTTTTGCGCTTTAAAGAAAACGGAGGAGTTATTATAGTTGTTCCTGCCGCAAATGCGGATACCACCGAATACCAACGCCTGTTGTCACAATTAGATGCCGGCAGCTTTTCGGAGGCTGTTTCTCAGGAGCGTAAGCTCAATACAATCAACTTTGATCATCCTTTATTTAATGGAGTTTTTAACCAGCAGGTCACTAATTTTCAATATCCTACTGTAAATACCTTTTTCGACCTGAGCAGTAGCGGAAATGATCCTTTAACTCTAGAAGGTCAGAATCCGTTTTTAGTTCAATTTGAAAATGTGTATGTCTTTGCTTCGCCGCTGAGTAGCCCGCATTCTAATTTCAAAGAATCGCCACTCATTGTACCTAGCTTTTACAATATGGCCAAAAAAGCACTGCCAATTCCGGTGCTTTATTACGAGCTCGGTAAACCACAAGAGATCGCCTTAGCGGTTAGTTTGTCTGAAGATCAGATCGTGCAGTTAAACGGGAGCCAGCAGCAGTTCATTCCTTTACAACAGCGATTTGCCAACAAGCTCGTTTTACAATCCGAAGAGCATCCAACCGAACCAGGACATTATTTTGCGCTCAACCAATCCGATACCCTCGCAGTTCTTAGCTACAACAATCCAAGAGCAGAAGCCGATCTGCGTCTGTTCGAAGCTACAGATCTAAACGGAATAGATTTCTACGATAACCTGAGCGAATTGCTCAGCGAACTGCAGCAAGCCGGGGAACAACGACCACTTTGGCAATGGTTCGTACTCTTGTGTGTTATCTTTTTACTGCTAGAAATGGCGATTTTGAGATTCTTTAAGTAG
- a CDS encoding DUF5916 domain-containing protein — protein sequence MILRLLTLLLLLLPTSILAQERKNLEATRIENPPKIDGILDDEVWSSLPAFNDFNMYEPGNEGVIPPEYQTEVKFAYDDNFVYVAAYLYDPNPQDILTQFSQRDEVFVQADVFTIALNTYNDGINETRFYINSAGTIGDAFVSNGRTDFSYNVVFSARTSMDDKGWYAEFRIPYNALRFPEVDVQDWSVNFYRRLQTQNQTHTWNFIENSVGNETQYNGTVSGVRGINPPLRLTLFPFVQGVGTSFDGESDTNFSAGMDIKYGLSDSFTLDTTLIPDFGQAAFDEVRLNLGPFEQTFRENRQFFVEGIELFNKGDIFFSRRVGNAPTGSVGPLEENERIVEQPSKVNLLNALKISGRTKEKLGVGFFNAITERTFASIEDTLTGERREVLIEPLANYNIFVLDQQWNDNSSISLINTNVLRNGNFRDANVTALAFDVADKANTFRTSGRVVVSNVNEGNGFKTGLRTEFDIFKTKGKFRYRFGHDLANTTLDINDLGLNFRNNFNNFVVGGSYQIFEPTETFNFYRINLTVRHRRLYEPDVQTGNSIFTNAFFVTPERFAFGVDASYNTESDDYFEPRVAGRFLTYPSNYGFGGFVSSDFRKKFAYDLNLGYRKWDAEQQYRYNINLSPRYRFTDNFLVVWSTNYSKNENNFGWIFNDDNGIIIGQRDLTNIENSLTASYNFDPYKAIDLRFRNFWSTANHSDNVYWMLNDDGSRTRTEYDLENRDPDTNFNIWNLDLSFRWRFAPGSEATLLYRNQMFNQNDLANLNYSESLEALFDQPAQHTLSLRITYFVDVSNFGNWF from the coding sequence ATGATCTTGCGTCTTTTAACGCTATTATTGCTTTTATTGCCTACTTCGATCCTTGCCCAAGAGCGAAAAAACCTCGAGGCCACCCGGATTGAAAACCCACCGAAAATAGACGGGATCTTAGATGACGAAGTTTGGAGCTCGCTGCCTGCTTTCAATGATTTTAACATGTACGAGCCAGGAAACGAAGGGGTCATTCCTCCGGAGTATCAAACAGAAGTAAAATTCGCCTATGACGACAATTTTGTTTACGTAGCGGCTTATTTATACGATCCGAATCCGCAGGACATACTCACGCAATTCTCGCAACGCGATGAGGTATTTGTGCAAGCCGACGTTTTTACCATTGCCTTGAACACTTACAATGACGGCATCAACGAGACTCGTTTTTACATCAACAGTGCCGGAACCATTGGCGATGCCTTTGTGTCTAACGGCCGAACAGATTTTAGTTACAATGTGGTCTTTAGTGCGCGCACCAGTATGGATGACAAAGGTTGGTATGCAGAATTTCGCATTCCTTATAACGCTTTGCGTTTTCCTGAGGTGGATGTCCAAGACTGGAGCGTGAATTTTTATCGTCGTTTGCAAACACAGAATCAGACCCATACCTGGAATTTCATTGAGAACAGTGTTGGGAACGAAACACAGTACAACGGAACGGTAAGCGGGGTTCGCGGAATAAACCCACCGCTGCGATTGACCCTATTCCCTTTTGTGCAAGGTGTAGGCACTTCCTTTGACGGAGAATCTGACACCAATTTCTCTGCCGGAATGGATATAAAATACGGTTTGAGTGACAGTTTTACTTTGGATACAACCTTGATCCCTGACTTTGGGCAAGCCGCTTTTGACGAGGTCCGACTCAATTTAGGGCCTTTTGAACAGACCTTCAGAGAGAACCGACAGTTCTTTGTAGAAGGGATAGAGCTGTTCAATAAAGGGGATATTTTCTTTTCCAGACGAGTTGGTAACGCCCCTACGGGTAGTGTTGGCCCTTTAGAGGAAAACGAAAGAATAGTAGAACAGCCCTCCAAAGTAAATCTGCTCAACGCACTAAAGATCTCGGGTAGAACCAAAGAGAAGTTGGGTGTTGGTTTTTTCAATGCAATTACTGAGCGTACCTTTGCCAGTATAGAAGATACCCTTACGGGAGAGCGTCGAGAGGTCCTTATAGAGCCACTTGCCAATTACAACATATTTGTGTTGGATCAACAATGGAATGACAATTCTTCTATTTCCCTGATCAATACCAATGTACTTAGAAACGGTAATTTTAGAGATGCTAACGTTACTGCTTTGGCTTTTGATGTAGCCGACAAAGCCAATACCTTTAGAACCTCTGGCCGTGTGGTAGTAAGTAATGTGAATGAGGGGAACGGCTTTAAAACGGGTTTGCGAACAGAGTTCGACATTTTTAAGACCAAAGGAAAGTTCCGGTATCGCTTTGGACACGATTTAGCAAATACAACCTTAGATATCAACGATTTAGGACTTAACTTTCGCAACAACTTCAACAACTTTGTTGTGGGCGGAAGCTATCAGATCTTTGAACCTACAGAGACTTTTAATTTTTACCGTATTAATCTAACAGTTAGACACAGACGCCTTTATGAGCCGGATGTGCAAACAGGAAACAGCATCTTTACCAACGCCTTCTTTGTAACCCCTGAACGTTTTGCCTTTGGAGTTGACGCCAGTTACAATACCGAAAGTGACGATTACTTTGAACCGCGTGTAGCAGGGCGTTTTCTGACTTATCCGTCCAATTATGGTTTCGGCGGATTTGTCTCTTCGGATTTTAGAAAGAAATTTGCTTACGATCTAAACCTCGGCTATCGGAAATGGGATGCAGAGCAGCAATATCGCTATAACATCAACTTATCTCCGCGTTACCGCTTTACAGATAATTTCTTGGTTGTATGGTCTACCAACTATTCCAAGAACGAGAATAATTTCGGTTGGATCTTCAACGACGACAACGGGATCATTATTGGGCAACGCGATCTGACCAATATAGAGAACAGCTTAACTGCGAGCTATAATTTTGACCCCTATAAGGCCATAGACCTACGATTTCGTAATTTTTGGAGTACCGCCAATCACAGCGACAATGTGTATTGGATGCTCAATGATGACGGCAGCAGAACCCGCACAGAATACGATCTGGAGAACAGAGATCCAGACACTAACTTCAACATTTGGAACTTGGATTTGAGCTTCCGTTGGCGATTCGCCCCGGGGAGCGAAGCAACACTCCTCTATAGAAACCAGATGTTTAACCAAAACGATTTGGCCAACCTAAATTATTCCGAGAGTTTGGAAGCCTTGTTTGATCAGCCTGCGCAGCATACACTTTCGCTGCGTATCACCTATTTTGTGGATGTGAGCAACTTTGGGAACTGGTTCTAA
- the folE gene encoding GTP cyclohydrolase I FolE encodes MAYRHFEEYSQTTTEDMKEKYRDIITKLGEDVSREGIVKTPERAAKAMQFLTQGYDQNAEQILRSAMFKEDYDEMVIVKDIEVYSLCEHHILPFFGKAHIAYIPNGYIVGLSKLPRVVDVFARRLQVQERLTHDILECINKTLKPRGVAVVIEASHMCMMMRGVQKQNSVTTTSGFRGQFEKNETRSEFLRLISNELS; translated from the coding sequence ATGGCTTACCGACACTTTGAAGAATATTCTCAGACTACTACCGAGGACATGAAGGAAAAATACAGAGACATCATCACCAAATTAGGAGAAGATGTCTCTAGAGAAGGAATTGTTAAGACTCCTGAACGCGCGGCTAAAGCCATGCAATTCCTAACTCAAGGCTACGATCAAAACGCGGAGCAGATCCTGCGATCTGCCATGTTCAAGGAAGATTATGACGAAATGGTTATTGTTAAGGACATAGAGGTCTATTCGCTCTGCGAGCATCATATTCTGCCTTTCTTTGGGAAGGCCCATATTGCCTACATCCCCAACGGTTATATTGTAGGTTTGAGCAAATTGCCTAGAGTAGTGGATGTCTTTGCTAGGCGCCTACAAGTGCAGGAACGCTTGACTCACGATATACTGGAATGTATCAACAAAACCTTAAAACCTAGAGGCGTTGCCGTTGTAATTGAGGCAAGTCATATGTGCATGATGATGCGCGGCGTACAGAAACAGAACAGTGTAACAACCACTTCTGGATTTAGAGGGCAATTCGAAAAAAATGAAACAAGAAGCGAGTTTTTGCGTCTGATCAGTAATGAGCTTTCGTAG
- a CDS encoding type 1 periplasmic binding fold superfamily protein encodes MKKNLLLLATAVSLVFGACSNDDDNTPDEVNEEEVITTLILTLTPEGGGPTVTFQSEDLDGDGPGEPELTISGQLAPNTTYTSTIVFLNATEDPAENITLEVIQEADEHQVFYLPSSALNLTPTYLDGDGNGNPLGVLMGFTTGENSFGSLTIVLRHEPNKPNDGTLADAGGETDISVTFDNVTIQ; translated from the coding sequence ATGAAAAAGAATCTTTTATTACTCGCTACAGCCGTTTCCTTGGTGTTTGGAGCTTGTTCCAATGATGACGACAACACTCCAGATGAAGTGAATGAGGAAGAAGTGATCACTACCTTGATACTTACTTTGACTCCAGAAGGTGGAGGCCCAACAGTAACTTTCCAATCGGAGGATCTTGACGGCGACGGCCCCGGAGAGCCTGAATTGACAATTAGCGGTCAATTGGCTCCTAACACAACTTACACAAGTACTATCGTGTTTTTAAATGCTACGGAAGATCCGGCTGAGAACATTACTCTAGAAGTTATTCAAGAAGCCGACGAGCACCAAGTATTTTATTTGCCAAGTAGTGCCCTTAACCTTACTCCTACTTATTTAGACGGAGACGGGAACGGAAATCCTTTAGGAGTGCTTATGGGCTTTACAACTGGAGAGAACAGCTTTGGAAGCTTAACAATTGTTTTGCGTCACGAGCCGAACAAGCCAAATGATGGAACCCTCGCAGATGCCGGAGGAGAAACTGACATCAGCGTAACTTTCGATAACGTCACCATACAGTAA
- a CDS encoding alpha/beta hydrolase has product MANFALEHLYRPAVNAAEKAPLLVLLHGYGSDMNDLFSFASELPEQYAIISAQAPHKMQPYGNAWYAIHWDQVGGGKFNDIEQAVASRELLGEFLEQVLEAYPVDPERVALVGFSQGTILSFAYALSYPQRIKCVVGLSGYIVEEMYAKNYRENDFSGLKVYSSHGSVDAVIPVDWARKTPGFLDELGIPNVFSEFPVGHGVAPQNFYEFKAWLEKHL; this is encoded by the coding sequence ATGGCCAACTTCGCTTTAGAACACTTATACCGACCTGCCGTCAATGCGGCCGAAAAAGCACCGCTTTTAGTATTGCTACATGGTTATGGCAGCGATATGAACGATCTGTTTTCCTTTGCTTCTGAACTGCCGGAGCAGTACGCGATAATTTCTGCACAAGCCCCACATAAAATGCAACCTTATGGCAATGCCTGGTATGCTATTCATTGGGATCAAGTTGGAGGTGGTAAATTCAATGATATTGAGCAGGCCGTAGCCTCTAGAGAACTCTTAGGTGAATTCTTAGAACAAGTATTGGAGGCATATCCCGTGGACCCTGAGCGAGTGGCTTTGGTAGGATTCAGCCAGGGAACCATACTGAGTTTTGCCTATGCGCTCTCCTATCCGCAGCGCATAAAATGCGTAGTTGGATTAAGCGGATATATCGTAGAAGAAATGTACGCGAAGAATTATCGAGAAAATGATTTTAGTGGGCTTAAGGTTTACAGTTCCCATGGAAGCGTTGACGCCGTTATTCCTGTAGATTGGGCCCGTAAAACCCCAGGCTTTCTAGACGAGTTGGGAATTCCAAATGTGTTTAGCGAGTTTCCGGTAGGCCACGGTGTGGCTCCGCAGAATTTCTACGAGTTCAAAGCTTGGTTAGAAAAACACCTCTAA